GGAAACGAGTGATTGTATttaagatgtttctaataaaatgtacaGATTTGTTGTGAGACTAAATGCAAAGCAAAACACATAAATCTACTGCATGCAGAAATTCTACCCAATAAAATAGCAGCAATTTGCTcttacttattttttatattaccaaaattaaacagataatacACAATATAAATTCTTATTTGTATAACATTTTACTGTGTTACACAAATGTTGTATCTTTCTTATTGGCTCCTGACATCCTTTATTTGCAAAATGGGCAAATACCCCAAACACAATCCTTGCCTACCAGAGCTACCTTCGcttgggtattcagttatattttatcTAATAATTGAGTTTCTGACCACAAGTTGCTATTATCTTACAAGTGCAAGTTGCTATTATCTTTATTTTGGCTTAGAACTGCATTAAAgtttgtatattattttttatatttatattttatatggtttCATTGACAACTAAAGACCCCAGACATTTAAagtacaaatgtttttttgtaaagaataataacagtattataatatatttatttacccgTATGCCAAAGTGTACTCTATTGGAACCAGATTATCAATGTTATTTGTGTCACCTGAATGTGGTATAAATGTCATGGCTGAAGAGTGTATAactgatttaaataaattaaaagactTTAACCAGATTTCCAGAGACTAAAGAAGACATAACTGTGGTTATGGGTTgtaccaaaaataaataattataaataacataaaatatctCCAAACCCAAACAATACAAatcttaaaagtgtgtgtgtgtgggggggcaaCAACAGTAAAATATCTAGGTAAAACCATTATGCGTACATGTACATGTGTAATAAGGTATTGAGGTTAAATGGCAGCCTGATGTAATAAGAGATATTTCAAGtaaaggaatgttttttttttatctataacttaaataaatacacagtaaTACACCAAACACACATCAATACAAACCCTTAGACCCAGGTAATGTATTCATACACAgatcattataataacagtagCTAACAACTTTGTGTTTTGAGCaccataaaaataaaattttaaataaactaaattaattaaatgaaaccTGAAATCTAACcacaaagaaaaacataaactGATACTGAAGTGAAATATTAAAGTTATAGTTCAGCCCCAAAACACACGTTTTCCCATTTCCCGTTTCCTCTATTTTATCAGCTTTTTCGTTTTGTGCTGAAGCTACGAGGCTGATGTAGCTAACAAGTATATATAAGCCAATGTATtccaattagcattgtgctaactgcAGCCCTAAATCTTCAAATACTCTGTTCAGAGAGTGTAGGGACATTTAGTATCTAATAGACTTGATTATGTGTCTGACATTCCAGTGtaatgcaaaagtattcatactccttgatcttttttaaatttaaatgtattattaagacaacacaacacaaactagcacataattgtaaaaatGAAACATGGTTTTcatggtctcatctgaccacaccTTCTTCCCCTTGTTTGCCGTGTCCGGCACttcatatgtttattttttttacaagcgttttcttcttgccacttttctataaaggccagatttaTGGAGTGCACAATCTATGGTTgtcttgtggacagattctctcaccacagctgtggatttctgcagctcctccagagtgaccatgggcctcttggctgcttctctgaccagtgctctcctggCTCGATCTGTGAGTTTGGGTGGACcaccatgtcttggtaggttgcAGTCatagaatactttttttattatgtgatgatgaattgaacagtgctcattgggatgctcaaagcttgtaCTTTATCTCTGACGtgtctggtgagttctttggTCTCTAACAAACCACTTGGGCTGTCACAGAACAGCTGGacttaactaattaagtgacttctgaaggcagttgattgcactggattttatttaggcgGTTCAGAGTAAATGGGACTGAATACtgttgcacatcacacttttctaatttttatttgacaaaaagtttgaaaaccatgtatcatttttgtttcatttcacaatcatgtgctactttgtgttgatcacCTAAAGTCTCAATAAAATAGATTtgaatttgtggttgtaaggtgacgtATTGTAAAAAGTTTCCATTGGTACAAAatcttttgcaagtcactgtatatTTCTCACAGTTATCTAgagcaggtgtgtccaaactttttttgttgggggccagaaggagaaatatatctgaagtcacgggccacagactctgtaataaaactaataatgaaatataccactttaaataatactttttcctgattatttaatttacacaccattttacttgacttactatctttatctttgacagtgttgtgtaaactaagatttttcaaattgatttttcatgatgtctcttaatattaaactccttaattacggcaacttttagactctttggccagtttctctgcgctagaaatgcgccccctctccgcttttagactctatggctcgtttctgacacctagcgttcaaactttgaatctcacattataacaacctgcttaacagcggaccaactttcattctatttctaaaatacctcgcgggccgctccaaaaaaggaaaagggccGCAAATGCCCTGcggggccgtagtttggacacccctgatctagagtaAAACGTGGAATGAAGGAGAGAGCAGAGTGATGTTGGGTATGTTTACAGATCACAGTGAGTCACACAGGAAGCAGGTCTGTTTAGCCCTTTTCACACCCTGGATGTAATTGGGATACTTTTACTGGTAATGTTCAGGCTTTACCACCTCAGGCTTTTCCTGAAAGtgtcattaaacattaaacaggaCATGATGTCCTCAACATGAAGGACAGACAGCTCCATTATTTCTCAATTGTCCATAGAATCCACTCCTAGTACTGAACTACACACAGCAAATGAATTCGCCTGAATTAATTCTGTTATTTACCCCACATAAaccttaggctatgttcacattaccaggctaaattTAAGATCTGATCTCgacggttcacattcataaatgtaagtgacctgtatctgtgtaatgtgaatgaatctgtacctgaaacgcctcacatgctcacattgatataaacgtcgccttctttaccaacaacaaaaaaccttttatttgagagacgactctttataagtggagcatcttttgctggagtggagaataaacagctggtctgaagttcatgctcagtacgaagaggagaaaaaaggccaggatgcttgcttttgctgtttttgcagctatccacatatgaaagtgactctgatttgaaaaaatcggatttaccatgttcacacagccataaaaaaatcagaCCTGAGACACATTggccaaaaaatctgatttgagtcacttcatccTGGTAATATATATGTagcctttcatatgtggtcctgaAATAAATGTTAGTAAGATGTAGCCTAAATTAAACCTCTTAGTGTTAGTATACAGTAAATCTGTTATTTAGacttttaactttaaatttaaagGTGTTGCTTTCAACCTAAACCCTCAGATGTAGTTAGTTTAAATTTGTTAccctaaattaaatattttagtgttaACCCTGGTTGCTTATGTTAGCCCCTTAGCACTGCATTACTAATTTAGCTTACTAGCTAGGCTACAGTTGGGTTCTTGCTAAAAACACATATGTCAGGCACATTTATATCAAAATAGACgatttcatttttttcccagaatCTTAATTGATGGCTTTTACATTAGCCTCTTCATTTCAGTGCAAAATTAAAGAAGCTAAatttcagacaccaaacatgacCTGGCTGATCAACTACATTTGTTGTAAATTGTGCaaatctggttttagaccacactGCAAACATTATAGCAAGtgacaaaatgttatttttgttcaAACATCGGATATTCCTCCCTTATAATTTGTTAATAGAACATTATGAGATTATTTATCTTATGTCTAAACATTTTTGCTTGTTTAAACTTGTTCAAAGGCTTTTAATCAACTGTGTGATTCCTGAGCTCAGCAAGTCAGGAGATACATTCACTTTAAATTGTAAGGCTGCTGTTGCAGAGGGCATATGaatgattaaaatgtgtttaCTAATAGATATTCATATTAAACTTCATTaagtaacacataaataaaaaggacaacagtggCCTGCAGCTTTGCAAACATTGAGCTACTTTTCTCCATACTTTTCCTCAGTGAAGCTCAGATGTTGGTGGTTCCCGATCTTTTAGTGTGTTCTCTTTCATTCAGTGTTGTCCCTTTCAGTTCTTTCACATTGTGAGCTCTGAGCAAAAATGTTGAACTTCTCATTTTCAGGTTTGCTGAATAAATGCTGCTGTTGTTTATATGTTCTACACTTTACATGTAGTATATAAGATACATTTTAGTGTTATAAGTATgaataactcattaataaatggaAATAGACCATCTGAGATCAAGAAATATCAAATAAAGCAGGAGAAAATGGAGTTCAGATGATGGTTTGTGAGTGAAAGACTGACTCTTGTTGTGGTTTCATAGGTGAAATCTATTGAGGAAAAAAATAACTGAAGCTGAGAGATTTAACACTGACTGACCTACATGCCAAAGGAAATAGAAACATCTATATTTGtcctttttatttgtgttataatTGATTACTAGTTACTTGTAAGGTGTTTATGACATAAATTTATGACCACTAATAAACATCAAAGCATTCATAAacctttatacagctctgtaaaaaagagACCAAAGTCTTTGATTAAagtcctctggaatataatcaagaggaagattgatgatcaccagccatcaaaccaagcaaaaCTACtcgagttgcataaagttatccaaaagcagtgtgtaagactggtggaggagaacatgccaacatgaaaattgtgaataaaaaccagggctattcgaacaaatattgatttttgaactcttaaaactttatgaatatgaacttttctttgcattttttgcgAAAgctatcttttttgttattttagccttttctaattttctgcaaataaatgctctaaatgacaatatttttatttggaatttgggagaaatgctgtctgtagtttatagaataaaacaatgatgttcattttactttataccttatttatactttataacataaacctataaatagcaaaatcagagaaactgattcagaaactaaagtaatctctttatttttttcagagctgtatatgcatttaaataatcaatattagATATTTAATCTAGTTCAAACCTAATTTCACTTGATAATGTTATTTTCTCCTTGTCctttaattgtgtgtgtttttttaaagtgcTTCCCAGGTTAATAATGCATAGTGTTTGTTCATCTCCACTTTAAGTCAGTTACCTGTTCCGTGTAAGGGATCCTGAAGGTGTTTTAATGATGTGGAACAGAAGGAAATCGCTGGAATGATCAGCGGGATCAGTGAGGATCATAAAGGCACAGGCGCTGCTGGTGAGATGTGCCTCCAGTGGGCTATTTCTCTTCCTTGGTTTTTCGGGCGAGGAGCCTCTTTTTAGGGGCCATCATCCAGGCCAGAGCCACGGCCGCCGTCCCGTCACCGTTCTGCCGTGAGAAGCAGAGGAACGTGGCCCAGAGGAACGCAGAGCAGCCCATGAAGGCCGTGCGCAGGTACAGCGGCATCAGCACGAAGTTCAGGAACTGAGGGagaaaaatatagtaatatagaaatatagtagaaatccttacaaacagagagagaacgtTCAGAGTGTTTACAAAACAGACAAGCAAGAGGCCcttagtgtagagtgtgtgtgtgtgtgtgtgtgtacaggtataCAGGTTAGGAAACTTCACATACCTGCATAAAGGGCCAGTACATCAGGCCAGTCTggaattaaaaaacacacaacattattaatattacaactttataaaCAGATCACAATGTACCAAAATGTCAGACATGtttttacatttgtattattattattaaattatatatgctATTAATAATTACTCTTTATATAATTTatgtccatgtgttgagacagtgaaatatgtgtgttttatctaaaactatttaaatttcagaaatttTAATATGTTATGTATCAtatattatttgagtaatattgtataaattaagtaattgtaattaggtaatattgtatgcagatttttttcagtgtataatcatttattgcaattatttttggGACAGTATATCAATCAAACCAATACAATTATTGTCACAGGCCTACCAAGGaaaaatcatttattaaagaaaattatACGGGCAATGTTTGTTAAACTACTATCTTTTTATACAGATTTAGATTTAATCCAGTCCATGCAGCTCAAATACTTCTGCAGATTGAATAGCATCCCACAATTTGTTttcctagtgatgccccaacaccaggaaggtgaagaatagcacatgcctcctccgatacatgtgaagtcagccaccccctcttttcaaactgctgctgatgcagcattgccgagtagcatcagagtgcgctcggaggaaagcgcagctactcggttctgatacatcagctcacagatgccttgtgctgatcgacatcacccttaggagtgatttgaggagagagcatcatctacccacccagagagagcaagaccaattgggctctctcagggctctggtagccagtggcaagctacatgaacaggatttaaaaTCCCACAAATTTGTAATGGATCTGGCAAtgtggctggccatggcatagcatctgtgtctccAAGGTGATCTTTTAAGGTCTCAGCAGTATGTGGGCGAGCATTTTcctgttaaaatatttttaatcaagGAATAATCTTAAATAAGTTAGAGCCAATTTTTGAAGGACCTTGCTGTCATCTTATGCTGGCATCTTGTAAAACTGTATCCCACACCATGCCACCAGTCCTTCTGGGTGCGAGATGCATAACAACAAACTAATGATCTTGGCACTGACTACACAGTCACTACAGGCACTATTAATTAGAGAGTAATTGTGTTATGAGTAAATCTGTGTTATTTTAGCATTAAATGAATATGTATTTTGCAATATAACAacactaatgattttttttatacagtagtggctttactgttcaGAGTGTATCCTAATATCATTTCACCCGCCTCTTACAGCACCGTTTGTTTAATAAAGAGCTGAAGCAGGTTTAGAAGGTGTGTTAGTGCAGGAATATGGCCTGTCTGCACCGGAGCTGTTAACTGAATTACACTGGCATCACGCCACAGCGCAACCAGTAAAGTAGGTTAATCGTTGAAGAGTGATGGAACAGGGTGTCCTCCTGGTCCATTCAGTCAGAGATCCTACCTTATACGTGTTAAAGAacttctctctccagtcctggaAGATGTCTTCCTTTCCTTCCATGAAACTGACGCCTACAAAACAGCAACATACGTCCAGATCATCAGCTTCCCTTCATTTTACAGTTCTACAGTGATGTTCTTGTGTGTGATATTTTGATGCCTGATGGGGTTGAATGACCTTCTATGCGCTGCCACAGTGGCCTCAGTTTAAAGCCAGTGCTAAAGAGACATATCTGGGGTTGATATACACtatatgtgtccaaatgtttatgaacAATCTTTAACTTCTTTAAGTTGCTCCCATTGCTGGCACAGATGTGCATAGGCACAAACACAGCATGTCTAGTCCATGCAGCAAAGTAATGCCAATAGAATGGGACTCCCTTAGGCAGACTCTGTACTCAGCACTGCTACACAATCTGGTAGAAAtctttttctggacagtagagacagttactccaacaaaataaactatttttcaatatgcttgattttagaagaaacagtaaatgagtacgagtcccaatacttttgtccatccagtgcataaaatgtaattttgttaTTTACAAATATGCTGAACCTGAGCTATATTTAAAATGACCATATTATAGATGAACACAGCACAATTCCTAGTAAAATAAAGTGTCTTCATATTATGTTTTAATTGCTCTATAAAAAAGAACAAGTCttttgttcttgttggatgcgctgtgtttttttctgaacgTCTTTTTGCGcttagtggtcagtgagagtgtctacttataaaactctataaaacattagaataaacccaaacaaATATAAAGTCAGTAggcagtaagagtgtctacctgtaaaactctatataacattagaataaacccaaagtaagtggtcagtgagagtgtctacctaaaaactatataaaacattagaataaacccaaataataataaagtcagtggtcagtaagggtgtctacctgtaaataaactctatataacactagaataaaacaaaataaaaagaaaagtcaGTGGACAATGAGAGTGTCTACCtaaaaactatatataacattagaataaacccaaataaacataaagtcagtggtcagtgagagtgtctacctgtattaAATtctataacattagaataaacccaaacaaatataaagtcagtgatcagtgagagtgactACATGtaaaactctataaaacattagaataaatccaaataaacataaactcaCTGGGCattaagagtgtctacctgtaaaactctataaaatatcagaataaacccaaataaagtcagtaatcagtgagagtgtctacctgaaaaaaaaaatctatatagcattaaaataaacccaaataaacataaagtcagtagtcagtgagagtatctacctgtaaatAGCATAATGGAGTATAAACCTGTATATACAAAATTAACATAAAGCCAGAGAACAGAACAAGTTGTTGGTCAGTAAAGATGacattatatttgtttgtttacctcTTGAGACCCTGAGTCCTCAtatgggacattacatttctgcttctctgcaccataaAATGTCGACCCTAATATGGAAACACTGCCTGtgcatctagtggtcacatgacaacattacacttaactgactgaaaacaacacGGCAGGAATCCcattcaaaagtttctacagccagtctagGCAAAACATGGGACAGATGATTCTCGTAGAATGTTATGTTTGAATTAATTTGAaataattgggtccttctgatcccagaTGGCAAGAatcaatttaaatgtaaaaaataaagtacatCCCCCATATGAGGACGCTGTTTTTTTCCCAAAAACACTAATTCCTGTACAAATACAAAGTTTTGTTTATATACTTGTTAGGTTCTACTTATAGCTGAGAGAAATTAAATTGCAcagcaaaatataaataaaataatataaaaatctgtctggtttcaccattattattattactacctgAAATTCATCATTATTTTTCACTGTCAGTTCTATAGTCCACCTACACATATGTGTCCTGCTCTTAACACTCTTAACTCTTAGCTGATTCAGCTCCTGAAGGGCCTGGTCATTAGCTGATGATGGAAGGACTACACCTACTGGTAGCACCAGCTCTACTTCCAGAAACACTTCCTTCCTTTCACCTCATCTCTATCTGCTGCATCTGAATCATGTAGTCAGTTTCCACAGCCAGTCATTTCAACACATTTCCCTGAACTGGTAAGGCACTGGTAACCTGTTGACACAAAACACACTTACTCTAGAACAAATTACCCATTGGCTGCTATTGTTGCCACATCAACAACACAAATATAGTCATTTCATTTGCCTGTGTACTGAGTGTTATATGGAATGGTGATGTTGGTGAAATGGTGGCAATTCTGAATTAATACAGATTTCTTCACTGCTACACTATGTTCTACATATAAACAAAGCTGTATACTTTCCTAAACACAAACTCTATTGTCTGCAATAACTTTATAATAGGAAACATTAAGACGTATGTTTGGGTCCAGTCACCtccactgtgaacaattctgactaAGTAAGTCACCAAACCCATTGTGCATTAGTTTGTTCACACAAACTATATAAAAATGAGTGAACTTTAACTCAATACAGACACAACTGGCCTATAGCTGAACCTACCGAGGCCTACAACAAAAGCTAAACCATGAGGTCAAGAGAAGTGAGGTTTAGGGCTGGGGTTAAAGCCACCTGTGTAGAAGACACTTGTTGCAAGTGGTGATGCAAAGCTCTGGTCCAGAACCAGCTTCCTGAGAACCATGCCCAGAGACCTGCCCGGAAAGCGTCGCTCCAGGGCTCGCAGCCAGAAGTAGTTGAAGTTTCCATGGAAAGTGAGGGCCACTATGGCCACATTCCTTGTGTGTCTCCAGTCAATGTGGTCTGAATGGGCCAGACACTGGTGCGCCAGGTCCCCTCCAGCGAATAGGCAGCCGTACAGGGTCACATTGGTTATCCAAGGGAAGACTTTTGctttttgaaaaagagattttctcattttttaagaaaaactaataaaaagtatTAGGTTATATTGTCAGTGGATGGAAGCACCTCTCAGACAGGTGGTCTGGTGTCAGATACAGAGGTCCCAGTGGCCTGTAGAGACTTTGACCTCTGCTGAGTGCAGGTCAAACACGATGGTGAAAGAGTAGATGAGAACCTGTTGCCTCCCAGTCCATCTGCCCctaaaaattaaacatcaatgtgGCTCCATTAATCCATGTCAGGCTGGTTTAAACAGAATATCAGAAACATAAGCGCTGTAAACTCGCAATTAACAGTTCGGTGCGCAGCTCTGATGCTCCAGAACATCCAGTCtaactttaatacatttattgtAGAAATCAGATTATGATCTTATTCCCTTTAAAAGAGTCCGCGAGGTCAAACTGGAGTTGATTTATCCGTGAAGCAGCTAAATAATAAAAAGCCTCCCGCCGGATCTCCATCAGCAGTTTCCCAGTTGCTTCGTCAGGAGCTCAATAAATCCCGGTTAATCTGCGCGTTTGCCCGAGTTAGGCATGTTATAGACCGGCTTTGGTCAGATCAGTAAAGTGAGTGAATCGTACTATTACGGAACGAGCAGCGCTACGGTACAACCCATATGTTTGTAGATCAGATTTAGGTGTGCGCATGCGCGGTTCATTTTCAGGTTCCACACGGTTAACTATTAAATAAAAACGTTTTTCAAACTGAaggttcatatttatttattctccAAAAGAAACTtagctaaataaattaaaaacgctATAATTACAATATCCACGTAACTAGAATAAGGCTATAATTGCTACtattaatgctttaaattattgtgataatgtaaaaaaaaagaaaaaggaagaaagaaataggTTTTATCATGGGCGCTATAATTTATCTAGAGACGTACCACGCGTTTTATACGTCAAACAAGGGTCAGTTATTTACACAATTATTTATGAACTCATATTTGAATaatgatttaaataataaaattaaaaaataaatacatttatttgtatatttactgtaacatattacagtaaatacagagcGCGCCGCGCGTGCCCGCGCGCTGCTGGAAGGTAAGGGGTGTGTCCTGTGTTGGAAACGTCAGCGCTCTAGTTCTCATATTCAGTTTGTTTCCTGCAGGAGAATCGTTATGAATCGATTAAAAAGTCTGTGATTATTTACACGCGTGTTTATATTAGGTTATTTTGTAAAGTAatgctttaaaaactactttattaatgtaaaattaaacCCGTCGCGTTGTCATGGGTGCCTGGATGTAGGGGCGTGTCCTCCGTTGGCTACGTCAGCGCTGCCAGCACACCAGGAAGCGAGCTAAATCTGCACTAACAGCTGAAAGCAGAGGAGCGAAGAGGCGGAATATcactcttatttattttaattccttTCTCCATATTTATTCTGGGCTTCCCTGAAAGAGCCGCGGATATTCTGACGCTCCTCTGGTCTCCACGCTCCGAGGAAGGACTGATTTTGAAAGGtatgagagagcaggagagagtgaCATTGCCCTCAGACTGATTTACACAGAGCTGAAGACTCGAGCTCATGTGATTAGACAgcagtgcagagagagagagagtgagagagatactgagagagagagagagatagagagagagagagatagatagatagatagacagatagatagatagatagatagatagatagatagatagatagatagatagagatactGAGAGACTTGTTGTGAGAGAcatagtgagaga
The sequence above is drawn from the Astyanax mexicanus isolate ESR-SI-001 chromosome 19, AstMex3_surface, whole genome shotgun sequence genome and encodes:
- the mpv17l gene encoding mpv17-like protein, producing MRKSLFQKAKVFPWITNVTLYGCLFAGGDLAHQCLAHSDHIDWRHTRNVAIVALTFHGNFNYFWLRALERRFPGRSLGMVLRKLVLDQSFASPLATSVFYTGVSFMEGKEDIFQDWREKFFNTYKTGLMYWPFMQFLNFVLMPLYLRTAFMGCSAFLWATFLCFSRQNGDGTAAVALAWMMAPKKRLLARKTKEEK